The DNA window CGGCCACCTTCGCCTCGACCGTGCTGGCGAAATCGGCCAGATCCTGGTCCGCCAGCAGCGAAACCTGCACGACTCCGGCGGTGTGCACGACGGCACTGAAGGGACCGTATTCGGCGAGCAGTTCGGCCAGTGCGTCGCGGTCGGCGGCGTCGCAGGCCGCGATCGTGACCCGCGCACCGAGCCCGGTCAACGCCGCTTCCAACTCGACCGCACCATCAGCGTCACGGCCACGGCGCGAGGTCAGCACCAAGTGCTCGGCACCGTTCGCGGCCAACCATCGGGCCACATGCCCACCCAGCGCACCGGTGCCGCCGGTAACCAGCACCGTGCCGCGCGGCGACCACTCCCGCACCGCATCCCGGTCCGCCAGTGGCGACCGCACGAGACGCCGCGCGAACACCCCGGAATCGCGCACCGCGACCTGATCCTCGTCCTCGATCCCGGCCAGCACCGCGACAACCCGGGCGGCCGCACGATCGTCAGCGGTGGCGGGAAGGTCCAGCAGACCGCCCCAGCGGTCGGGGTGCTCCAGGCCCAGAATCCGGCCAAGGCCCCACACCTGAGCCTGCGCCGGATCAGCAGCCCGGTCCGAACGGCCCACCGACACACCACCACGAGTGGCCAGCCACACCGGCGCCACCACCGCGCTGTCCACCAGCGCCTGGATCAGGGTCACGGTGTCCGCGATCCCGTTCGGCAGCACGGGATGCCCGGCGCACGGCCGCGTGTCCGTGCCCAGCAGCGAAAGCACGCCCGCGATCTCGCCCTGCTCGTCGATCCGCGCGGTCAGCCCGGCACGGTCCAGCTCGCCCGCCTCGATCGTGACCACGTCCGCGCCGTGCGCGCGAAGTTCCTCGGCGAGCCAGACGGTGTCCTCGTGCCCGGGTGCGGTGACCAGCAACCAGGTACCGGACAAGCGAGCCGTCGCAGTGGTGAGCGGCTTCCAACTGACGGTGTAACGCCACTGGTCCACTGTGGACTGCTGACGGCGCTGCCGCCGCCACGAGGATAGCGCGGGAAGCAGTTCGCCGAGCGACGCGTCGTCCACGTCCAGCGTGGTGGCCAGTGCTTCCAGGTCCTCGCGCTCGACGGCGTCCCAGAAGCGAGCCTCCACCACGTCCGCGGCCATCAGGTCGCTCACCGACACGGTGGATTCCAGCCAGTACCGCTGCCGCTGGAACGCGTAGGTCGGCAGTTCCACCCGGCGCGCATCCGACGGGTACGCGGGCGTCCAGTCGACATCGAGGCCGCGAACGTATCCCTCGGCGAGCGAGGTGAGGAAGCGATCCAGACCACCCTCGTTGCGGCGCAACGATCCGAACGCGACACCGTCGGTGTCGGTGGTGTCGAAGGTTTCCTGCACGCTCATCGTCAACACCGGATGCGCACTCGACTCGATGAAGAACCGGTAGCCCTGCTCGACCAGCGCTCGCGTCGCCTGCTCGAATTTGACCGTGTGGCGCAGGTTCTCCACCCAGTAACGAGCATCCAGCCCGGTGGTGTCCTGCCAATCGCCGGTCAGGGTCGAGAAGAACCCAGTCTCCGTACCGCGCGGCTGGATCGGGGACAGAACGTCCAGCAGGCGGTCGCGGATGGACTCCACCTGCGGAGTGTGCGACGCGTAATCCACCGCGATCTTCCGCGCCCGGACTTCTTCCGCCTCACACTCAGCCAGGATCTCGGCCAGCGCCTCGGGTTCACCCGCGATGACCGTGGTTCCGGGGCCGTTCACCGCGGCCACCGCCACTCGATCACCAAACCGGGAAATCCGCTCAACCACAGCACTCTCCGGCTGAGCGATGGAAACCATGCCGCCCTTACCCGCCAGCTCATCCCGAATCGCCTGACTCCGCAACGCCACCACACGAGCACCGTCCTCAAGAGACAGCGCACCCGCGACCACCGCCGCCGCGATCTCACCCTGCGAATGACCCACCACCGCAGCAGGCTCCACACCAAAGGAACGCCACACCGCGGCCAACGACACCATCACAGCCCACAACACCGGCTGCACCACATCCACCCGCTCCAACGCGCCCTCGTCACCGACCACCTCGGTCAACGACCAGTCCACAAAGGACGACAACGCCCGCTCACACTCGGCAAACCGGGAAGCGAACACCGCACTGAACGACAGCAGGTCCACCGCCATGCCGACCCACTGCGAACCCTGACCAGGGAACACGAACACGACCTTGCCCCGCACATCCGCCACCCCGGCGACAGAGTTCGGCGCGACCTCGCCGGAAGCCAGCGCGCGCAGGCCCTCCAGGCGTGCTTCGGGATCCGAACCGATCACGACACCGCGGCTTTCCAGCGCGGACCGAGTGGCCGTCAGGGAAAGGCCGACGTCCGCCGCGGACAGTTCACCGTGCTCGGCCGCGAAGGAGGCGAGCCGATTGGCCTGTGCACGCAGGGCGGCATCGGTCTTGCCCGAGAGCACCCACGGCACGACGCCCGTGAACGGCTCGGCGGCGGGAACCTCGACCGGTTCCGCCTGCTCCAGGATCGCGTGCGCGTTCGTCCCGCTGAATCCGAACGACGACACCCCGACCCGGCGCGGGCGCCCCGTCTCCGGCCACGGCATGGACTCGGTCACCAGCGATACCGCGCCGGAGGACCAGTCCACGTGCGGCGTCGGCTCGTCGACGTGCAGGGTCGGCGGGAGCACGCCGTGCCGCATGGCGAGGACCATCTTGATCACACCGGCCACCCCGGCCGCTTGTTGCGCGTGACCGATGTTCGACTTCACCGAACCCAGCCACACCGGCTCGTCGCGGCCCTGGCCGTAGGTCGCCAGCACCGCCTGCGCCTCGATCGGGTCGCCGAGCGAAGTTCCCGTGCCGTGCGCTTCTACCGCATCCACTTCGGACGGTTCGAGCCGCGCGTTGGCAAGGGCCTGGCGAATGACGCGTTGCTGCGAAGGGCCGTTCGGCGCGGTCAGCCCGTTCGACGCACCGTCCTGGTTGACCGCGGACCCGCGCAGGACCGCCAGCACCTGGTGCCCGTTGCGCTTCGCGTCGGACAGGCGCTCCATCAGGAGCAGCCCGAGGCCTTCGCCCTGGCCGAAGCCGTCCGCGGAAGCCGCGAACGCCTTGCACTTGCCGTCCGCCGCGAGCCCGCGCTGCCGCGAAAACTCCGAGAACGAACCCGGTGTGGACATCACGGTGACCCCACCGGCGACCGCGAGCGAGCACTCGCCCGCACGCAGTGCCTGCGCGGCGAGGTGCAGCGCGACCAGCGACGACGAGCACGCCGTGTCGACGGTCATCGCGGGGCCTTCGAGCCCGAGGGTGTAGGCGATCCGCCCGGACATCACGCTGGTCGCAGCACCGGTGACGAAGTAGCCTTCCACGCCTTCGGGTGCCTCGATGATGTCCGATCCGTAGCCCTGGGAGCAGGCGCCGAGGAACACCCCCGCGTCACTGCCCCGCAACGACAACGGATCGATCCCACCCCGCTCGAAAACCTCCCACGCCGCCTCCAACACCAACCGCTGCTGCGGATCCATGGCTAGGGCCTCACGCGGCGAAATCCCGAACAACCCCGGATCGAACTCCGCGGCCTCATACAAAAACCCACCAGCACGCGAATACGACGTCCCAGCCCGACCAGGATCATCATCGAACAACGCCGCCAAATCCCACCCACGATCCGACGGCAACTCCCCAATCGCATCACCAGACCCCGACACCAACCGCCACAAATCCTCCGGAGAACCCACCCCACCCGGAAAACGACAACTCATCGCCACAATCGCCACCGGCTCATCCGCCACCACCGAAACCGTTGTGGTAACAGGAGAATCGGGCAGCGCGCCGAGGATTTCGGTGCGCAGGTACGCGGCGAGGTCGGCGGGCGCGGGGTAGTCGAACACGAGCGTCGCGGGGAGCCGCAGCCCGGTGGCGCCGCCGAGCCGGTTGCGGAGTTCGACGGCGGTGACCGAATCGAACCCGAGGTCCTTGAAGGAGCGCCGTTCGTCGGCCGCGTCCGCCGAGGAGTAGCCGAGGACCGTGGCGACGTGGCCGCGCACGAGTTCGAGCAGGAGCCGGTTCTGCTCCGCGGCGCCGAGCCCGGCGAGCCTACCCGCGAGTTCCGAAGGCGCGTCCTCGCGCTCGCCGCCCGCGGTGTCGGTCTTGGCGGCCAGGAGCCTGGTGACCTCGGCCAGTTCGTCGAAGAGCCCGGTGGGGCGGGTCGCGGTGTAGGCGACGACGTACCGCTCCCAGTTGATGTCCGCGACGGTCAGGAAGGTCTCGTCGCGGTCGAGTGCTTGCTGCAGCGCGATCACCGCGAGTTCGGGCGACATCGGTGGCACGCCGTGCCTGCTGGCGATCTCGCCGATACCGGACTCGGCCATGCCGCCGCCGTCCCACGGACCCCACGCGACCGAGGTGGCGACCTGGCCGCGCGCTCGGCGGTGGTGGGCGAGCGCGTCCAGGTAGGCGTTGCCGGGGGCGTAGTTGCCCTGCCCGGACGCGCCGAGCGTGCCGGAGAGCGAGGAGAACAGCACGAACGCGGAAAGCTCGCCGGTCAGCTCGTGCAGGTTCTCCGCGGCGCGCATCTTGACCCGCAGCACCCGGTCGATCTGGGCCGGTTCGAGGAGTTCGAGCACGGTGTCGTCGAGCACGGCCGCGGTGTGCAGCACGGAGGTGAGCGGGTATTCGGCCGGGATCTCGGCGAGCACGGCGGCGAGGGAGTCGCGATCGGACACATCGCACGCCGCGATCGTGACCCGCGCGCCGAGCGCGGTCAGCTCGTCGGTCAGCTCGGCCGCGCCGGGTGCGTCGGAGCCGCGACGGCTCAGCAGCAGCAGGTGTTCGGCGCCGTTTTCGGCGAGCCAGCGGGCGACCTGCCCGCCAAGCGCGCCGGTGCCGCCGGTGACGAGCGCGGTGCCGGTCGGCCGCCACGCGCGTTTCACCGGGGTCTCGCCCGCACGCGCGCGCACCAGCCGCCGTCCGTACACACCGGACTCCCGGATGGCGAGCTGGTCTTCGACGCCGCGTCCGGAAAGGACTCCGGCGAGCCGGTCCTGCGCGGTTTCGCCCACCGCGTCCGGCAGGTCGACGAGGCCGCCCCAGCGCTGTTCGTACTCCAGTCCGGCGATCCGGCCGAGACCCCACACGAGTGCCTGGCCGGGGTGGTCGACCGGGTCCGCCCCGGTCACCGCGACCGCGCCGCGGGTGGCGCACCACAGTGGAGCGTCGACGCGGAGATCGCCCAGCGCCTGCAACAAGGTCAGCGTGCCCGCCATACCGGACGGCACCGCGGGGAGATCGGGCAGCGGGTTCTCGGCGAGCGCGAGGAGCGACCAGACACCGATCACCTCGGCCGGGGTCACCCCGGCCCCGTCCATCGCCTCGCGCACCGCCGCCGCCATCGTTTCGCGGTCGGCCAGGTCGGCGGGGGTCACTTCGACGGTGCGCGCGCCGTGGCGCCGCAGCGCGTCGATGGCGCCCCGATCGCTTCCGTCGGATCCGAGTACCAGCCAGGTGCCCGAAAGGCTCGGCGGCACGTCCGCGCCGAGGCGCTTCCAGGTGATGCGGTACCGCCATCCGTCCACAACGGACTGTTCGCGGTGTTCCCTGCGCCATGCCGAAAGGACGGGGAGCACGTCGTGCAGCGGTGCGTCGCGGTTCACATCGAGGGTGCCGACGAGGTTTTCCAGGTCCTCGTTCTCGACGAGTTCCCAGAACCGGTCCGCCATCGGGTCGGTGGTCGCGACCGGCTCGGCGGCGACCGGTTCGGGCCAGTACCGCTCGTGCTGGAAGGCGTAGGTCGGCAAGTCGACGCGCGCGGCCCCGTCGAACGACGAGGCCCAGTCGACGGTGAGCCCTTGGACGTACGCCTCGCCGAGGGAGGTCAGGAAGCGGTCCACACCGCCTTCGTTGCGGCGCAGGGTCCCGACCGCGACACCCTCGGTTTCCAGGGTGTCGAGAGTTTCCTGCACGCTCATCGTCAGCACCGGATGCGCACTGGACTCGACGAAGAACCCATACCCCTGCTCGGACAGGGCCCGAGTCGCCTGCTCGAACTTCACCGTATGACGCAGGTTCTCCACCCAATACCGGGCATCCAGCCCGGTGGTGTCCTGCCAATCGCCGGTCAGAGTCGAGAAGAACCCGACCTCGCCGGTGCGAGGCTGGATCGGGTCCAGGACATCCAGCAGGCGGTCGCGAATGGACTCCACCTGCGGCGTGTGCGACGCATAATCCACGGCGATCTTCCGCGCCCGCACCTCTTCGGCTTCGCACTCGGCCAGGATCTCAGCGAGCGCCTCGGGTTCACCCGCGATGACCGTGGTTCCGGGACCGTTGACCGCGGCCACCGCGACCCGATCACCGAACCGAGCAATCCGCTCCACCACAGCACTCTCCGGCTGGGCGATGGAAACCATGCCGCCCTGACCGGCCAGCTCGTCCCGAATCGTCTGGCTACGCAACGCGACCACGCGGGCACCGTCCTCAAGGGACAACGCACCCGCGACCACCGCCGCCGCGATCTCACCCTGCGAATGCCCCACCACCGCAGCCGGTTCGACACCGTATGAACGCCAGACCTCGGCCAGTGACACCATGACCGCCCACAACACGGGCTGCACGACATCCACCCGCTCCAGCAGCGCCTCATCCCGCACGGCTTCGGTCAGCGACCAGTCCACAAAGGACGATAACGCGTGCTCACACTCAGCAAACCGGGAAGCGAACACCGCACTGGACGACAGCAGGTCCGTCGCCATGCCCACCCACTGCGAACCCTGACCGGGGAACACGAACGCGACCTTGCCCGAGGCTCCCCCAGGCAGGCCTTCGACGACGTTCGCCGCCGCGTCGCCCCCGGCGAGCGCGGCCAGTCCGGCGAGCAGTTCCTCCCGGTCGGCACCGAGCACGACGGCACGGGTGTCCAGGGTGGATCGTGTGGCGGCCAGTGAGAAGGCGATGTCGGCCGTGTTCAGTTCGGGGTGCGCACCGGTGTGCGACAGCAGGCGAGCGGCCTGCGCGCGCAACGCGGACGGACCGCGCGCGGACAGCACCCAGGGCACCACGCCGTCGGGCGCCGGTGCGCCGTCACGGACCGGTTCCGCCTCGGGGGCCTGTTCCAGCACGGTGTGCGCGTTGGTGCCGCTGAACCCGAACGAAGAGATCCCGGCCCGGCGCGGATGCCCCGTCTCCGGCCACGGCATCGACTCGGTCACCAGCGACACCGCGCCCGACGACCAGTCCACATGGGACGACGGCTCGTCGACGTGGAGCGTCTTCGGCAGCACGCCGTGCCGCAGGGCGAGGACCATCTTGATGACCCCGGCCACGCCCGCCGCGGCGACCGTGTGCCCGATGTTCGACTTGACCGAACCCAGCCACAACGGCTCTTTCCTGCCCTGCCCGTAGGTCGCGAGCAGCGCCTGCGCCTCGATCGGATCGCCAAGGGTGGTCCCGGTTCCGTGCGCCTCCACCGCGTCCACATCGGACGCTTCAAGCCGTGCATTCGCCAGCGCCTGACGGATAACCCGCTGCTGCGAAGGACCGTTCGGCGCCGTCAACCCGTTCGACGCACCGTCCTGGTTCACCGCGGAACCGCGAACCACGGCGAGGATCGGGTGCCCGTTGCGCTGGGCGTCCGACAGCCGCTCCACGAGGAGCAGGCCGACGCCTTCACCCCAGCCCGTACCGTCCGCCGAGTCGGCGAAGGCACGGCACCGGCCGTCGGTGGCGAGCCCGCGCTGGGCGCTGAACTCCACGAACAGACCCGGCGTCGCCATCACCGTGGCACCGCCGGCGAGGGCCATCGTGCACTCGCCCTGCCGCAGCGACTGGCAGGCCAGGTGCAGCGCCACCAGCGACGACGAGCACGCGGTGTCCACCGTCATCGCGGGGCCTTCGAACCCGAAGGTGTAGGAAACCCGTCCGGAAGCGACGCTCGCCGCGTTGCCGGTGCCGAGGTGGCCGCCGAGACCGGTCGCGGACTCGGCCACCACGTTCAGGTAGTCCTGACCGCTGGACCCCGCGAACACCCCGGTCTGGCTGCCGCGCATCGCGGCCGGGTCGATCCCGGCGCGCTCGAACGCTTCCCACGACGCTTCCAGCAGCAGGCGCTGCTGCGGGTCCATGGCCAGGGCTTCGCGCGGGGAGATGCCGAAGAAGTTCGAGTCGAAACCCGCCGCGTCGTCGAGGAATCCGCCTTCGCGGGTGTAGCTCGTTCCCGGTTCGTTCGCGTCGCGGTCGGGGTGGTAGAGCCGCTCGATGTCCCAGCCGCGGTCGGCGGGGAACTCCGTGAGCGCGTCGGTTCCCGAGACCAGCAGCTCCCAGAGCTGCTCGGGGGTGCTGACGCCACCGGGGAACCGGCAGCTCATCCCGATGATCGCGATCGGCTCGTCGGTCGCGGCCGCGGCGACCGGCGCGGAGTCGGCGCCCAGTGCCGCGCCCGCGAGGTGTTCGGCGAGCGCCAGCGGCGTCGGGTAGTCGAAGATCAGTGTCGCCGGGAGGCTCAGCACGACGGCGGCGCCGAGCTGGTTGCGGAACTCCAAGGCGCTCAACGAATCGAAGCCGAGGTCGCGGAAGGCGCGGTCCGGTTCGATCTGGCCGCCGTGCTGGTGGCCGAGCACCACGGCCGCCTGCGTGCGCACCACGTCGAGCAGCACGTCGACCCGCTCGGTGCGGGAAAGCCCGGTCAGGCGCCGTGCCAGTGCGGAAGCAGCGGGGACGGCGGCAGTGTCCGAATCGGACTTCGCCGCTTCGAGGGCACGGCGGACGTCGGGGATTTCGTCGAGCAGCGGGACCGGCGTGTCCGACGGCAGCCCGGCGGCGAACTTCGTCCAGTCCAGGTCGACGATCCCGACGCAGGTCTCGTCCCGCGCCAGGATCCGGCCCATCGCGGTCAGCGCCAGCTCCGGGTCGAGCAGCGGCATGCTGTGCGCGCTGCCCCGGTTGGTGACCGCGTCCGCGGCGGCCATTCCCGCACCCGCCCACGGCCCCCAGGCGATCGAAGTCGCGGGGAGTCCTTCGGCGTGCCGTTGCTCGGCAAGTGCGTCCAGGAAAGCGTTCGCGGCGGCGTACCCGGCCTGCCCCGGACTCCCCATCGTGCCGGAGAAAGAAGAGAAGAGCACGAACGCGGACAGGTCCATACCCGCGGTCAGCTCGTGCAGGTTCACCGCACCCGCGACCTTCGGCTGAAGAACTCGCGCCACCCGCTCCAGCGTCAGCGAATCCAGCACCCCGTCATCGACCACGCCCGCCACGTGGAACACCGCCGACAACTCGGTCAGCGAGCCCACCAGCTCGGCCGCCGCTTCCCGATCGGCCACGTCGCACGCCGCGATCGTCACCCGCGCACCCGCCGCGACGAGTTCCGCCTCCAGCTCCGGCGCGCCCTCGGCATCCGAGCCCCGGCGCGAAGTCAACACCACATGCTCAGCACCGCTGGCCACCAACCACCGCGCCACCCGCGCACCCAACGCACCCGTACCACCGGTCACCAGAACCGTGCCGTCGCAGGACCACGCCGCCTCGTCCGCGGCGGGCGCGTGCACCAAGCGGCGGCCGAACACCCCGGACGCCCGCACCGCGACCTGGTCCTCACCACCACCGGCGGCCAGCACCCCCGCCAGCCGCGACCACGCGCGTTCGTCCGCTTCGGACGGCAGGTCGACCAGGCCGCCCCAGCGCTCGGGGTGCTCCAGGGGCACCGTCCGCGCGAGTCCCCAGATCTGGGCCTGGACAGGGTTGACCGGCGCACCGTCGCCCGTGGTGACCGCA is part of the Amycolatopsis sp. CA-230715 genome and encodes:
- a CDS encoding type I polyketide synthase; this translates as MSNEQKLRDYLKRVTADLHQVRQRLSEVEDNEREPIAIVGMSCRFPGGVNSPEGLWRLLADGTDAMSGFPGNRGWDVDALFDPDPDHRGTAYVREGGFVHDAGGFDASLFGISPREAAAMDPQQRLLLEASWEVFERAGIDPTSVRGSRTGVFAGTSGQDYGSELTSIPPEVEGYLGTGLAAAVLSGRVAYTFGLEGPAVTVDTACSSSLVALHLAAQALRNGECTMALAGGVTVMTTPGTFVEFSRQRGLASDGRCKAFAAAADGTGWGEGVGVLLVERLSDARRNGHEVLALLRGSAVNQDGASSGLTAPNGPSQQRVIRQALASARLSPSQVDVVEAHGTGTTLGDPIEAQALLATYGQDRERPLWLGSVKSNIGHTQAAAGVAGVIKMVEAMRHGVLPKTLHVDEPTPQVDWSSGAVSLLTDSVAWPETGAPRRAAVSAFGVSGTNVHTVLEQAPVDDAAEEPRVPVTRPVPWVLAGRTDEALRAQAAELASTVDGLAPADVAFSLATTRAALERRAVVVGRDSDEFLRGLRALAEGSVAPNLVTGASRDDASLAVLFSGQGSQRAGMGRELYGEFPVFASALDAVCAELDRHLDRSIKELMFAEDGEPLNQTQYTQASLFALEVALYRLVESWGIRPDFVTGHSIGELTAAHVAGVLSLPDAAVLVAARGRFMQALPAGGAMLSVQATENEIKPLLEGLEDKVSIAAVNGPRSVVVAGDEDVIAGFESAWIWKTKRLTVSHAFHSPRMEPMLADFRTIAQAVTLQAPRIPVVSNVTGETADVTDPEYWVRHVRETVRFADGVRYLEGQGVSAFLELGPDGILTGMAAESLSDAALVPALRRDRDEAEVLTVALGRLHAAGVRIDWPAYFDGTGAHRVDLPTYAFQHEHYWLENPDEPAREADEVDGHFWDAVEREDLQVLASTLQVGVDDPLSAVLPALSAWRRRRREQSTVDGWRYGVAWRAIADPAPALSGTWLLVLPDEGRFDEAERVLRDSGAQVRPLVLAEADLDRSSLAAELAELAADGPFAGVLSLLGLDERPHAEFPVLPLGLSGTLTLVQALEESGVDGPLWTVTSGAVTTGDGAPVNPVQAQIWGLARTVPLEHPERWGGLVDLPSEADERAWSRLAGVLAAGGGEDQVAVRASGVFGRRLVHAPAADEAAWSCDGTVLVTGGTGALGARVARWLVASGAEHVVLTSRRGSDAEGAPELEAELVAAGARVTIAACDVADREAAAELVGSLTELSAVFHVAGVVDDGVLDSLTLERVARVLQPKVAGAVNLHELTAGMDLSAFVLFSSFSGTMGSPGQAGYAAANAFLDALAEQRHAEGLPATSIAWGPWAGAGMAAADAVTNRGSAHSMPLLDPELALTAMGRILARDETCVGIVDLDWTKFAAGLPSDTPVPLLDEIPDVRRALEAAKSDSDTAAVPAASALARRLTGLSRTERVDVLLDVVRTQAAVVLGHQHGGQIEPDRAFRDLGFDSLSALEFRNQLGAAVVLSLPATLIFDYPTPLALAEHLAGAALGADSAPVAAAATDEPIAIIGMSCRFPGGVSTPEQLWELLVSGTDALTEFPADRGWDIERLYHPDRDANEPGTSYTREGGFLDDAAGFDSNFFGISPREALAMDPQQRLLLEASWEAFERAGIDPAAMRGSQTGVFAGSSGQDYLNVVAESATGLGGHLGTGNAASVASGRVSYTFGFEGPAMTVDTACSSSLVALHLACQSLRQGECTMALAGGATVMATPGLFVEFSAQRGLATDGRCRAFADSADGTGWGEGVGLLLVERLSDAQRNGHPILAVVRGSAVNQDGASNGLTAPNGPSQQRVIRQALANARLEASDVDAVEAHGTGTTLGDPIEAQALLATYGQGRKEPLWLGSVKSNIGHTVAAAGVAGVIKMVLALRHGVLPKTLHVDEPSSHVDWSSGAVSLVTESMPWPETGHPRRAGISSFGFSGTNAHTVLEQAPEAEPVRDGAPAPDGVVPWVLSARGPSALRAQAARLLSHTGAHPELNTADIAFSLAATRSTLDTRAVVLGADREELLAGLAALAGGDAAANVVEGLPGGASGKVAFVFPGQGSQWVGMATDLLSSSAVFASRFAECEHALSSFVDWSLTEAVRDEALLERVDVVQPVLWAVMVSLAEVWRSYGVEPAAVVGHSQGEIAAAVVAGALSLEDGARVVALRSQTIRDELAGQGGMVSIAQPESAVVERIARFGDRVAVAAVNGPGTTVIAGEPEALAEILAECEAEEVRARKIAVDYASHTPQVESIRDRLLDVLDPIQPRTGEVGFFSTLTGDWQDTTGLDARYWVENLRHTVKFEQATRALSEQGYGFFVESSAHPVLTMSVQETLDTLETEGVAVGTLRRNEGGVDRFLTSLGEAYVQGLTVDWASSFDGAARVDLPTYAFQHERYWPEPVAAEPVATTDPMADRFWELVENEDLENLVGTLDVNRDAPLHDVLPVLSAWRREHREQSVVDGWRYRITWKRLGADVPPSLSGTWLVLGSDGSDRGAIDALRRHGARTVEVTPADLADRETMAAAVREAMDGAGVTPAEVIGVWSLLALAENPLPDLPAVPSGMAGTLTLLQALGDLRVDAPLWCATRGAVAVTGADPVDHPGQALVWGLGRIAGLEYEQRWGGLVDLPDAVGETAQDRLAGVLSGRGVEDQLAIRESGVYGRRLVRARAGETPVKRAWRPTGTALVTGGTGALGGQVARWLAENGAEHLLLLSRRGSDAPGAAELTDELTALGARVTIAACDVSDRDSLAAVLAEIPAEYPLTSVLHTAAVLDDTVLELLEPAQIDRVLRVKMRAAENLHELTGELSAFVLFSSLSGTLGASGQGNYAPGNAYLDALAHHRRARGQVATSVAWGPWDGGGMAESGIGEIASRHGVPPMSPELAVIALQQALDRDETFLTVADINWERYVVAYTATRPTGLFDELAEVTRLLAAKTDTAGGEREDAPSELAGRLAGLGAAEQNRLLLELVRGHVATVLGYSSADAADERRSFKDLGFDSVTAVELRNRLGGATGLRLPATLVFDYPAPADLAAYLRTEILGALPDSPVTTTVSVVADEPVAIVAMSCRFPGGVGSPEDLWRLVSGSGDAIGELPSDRGWDLAALFDDDPGRAGTSYSRAGGFLYEAAEFDPGLFGISPREALAMDPQQRLVLEAAWEVFERGGIDPLSLRGSDAGVFLGACSQGYGSDIIEAPEGVEGYFVTGAATSVMSGRIAYTLGLEGPAMTVDTACSSSLVALHLAAQALRAGECSLAVAGGVTVMSTPGSFSEFSRQRGLAADGKCKAFAASADGFGQGEGLGLLLMERLSDAKRNGHQVLAVLRGSAVNQDGASNGLTAPNGPSQQRVIRQALANARLEPSEVDAVEAHGTGTSLGDPIEAQAVLATYGQGRDEPVWLGSVKSNIGHAQQAAGVAGVIKMVLAMRHGVLPPTLHVDEPTPHVDWSSGAVSLVTESMPWPETGRPRRVGVSSFGFSGTNAHAILEQAEPVEVPAAEPFTGVVPWVLSGKTDAALRAQANRLASFAAEHGELSAADVGLSLTATRSALESRGVVIGSDPEARLEGLRALASGEVAPNSVAGVADVRGKVVFVFPGQGSQWVGMAVDLLSFSAVFASRFAECERALSSFVDWSLTEVVGDEGALERVDVVQPVLWAVMVSLAAVWRSFGVEPAAVVGHSQGEIAAAVVAGALSLEDGARVVALRSQAIRDELAGKGGMVSIAQPESAVVERISRFGDRVAVAAVNGPGTTVIAGEPEALAEILAECEAEEVRARKIAVDYASHTPQVESIRDRLLDVLSPIQPRGTETGFFSTLTGDWQDTTGLDARYWVENLRHTVKFEQATRALVEQGYRFFIESSAHPVLTMSVQETFDTTDTDGVAFGSLRRNEGGLDRFLTSLAEGYVRGLDVDWTPAYPSDARRVELPTYAFQRQRYWLESTVSVSDLMAADVVEARFWDAVEREDLEALATTLDVDDASLGELLPALSSWRRQRRQQSTVDQWRYTVSWKPLTTATARLSGTWLLVTAPGHEDTVWLAEELRAHGADVVTIEAGELDRAGLTARIDEQGEIAGVLSLLGTDTRPCAGHPVLPNGIADTVTLIQALVDSAVVAPVWLATRGGVSVGRSDRAADPAQAQVWGLGRILGLEHPDRWGGLLDLPATADDRAAARVVAVLAGIEDEDQVAVRDSGVFARRLVRSPLADRDAVREWSPRGTVLVTGGTGALGGHVARWLAANGAEHLVLTSRRGRDADGAVELEAALTGLGARVTIAACDAADRDALAELLAEYGPFSAVVHTAGVVQVSLLADQDLADFASTVEAKVAGAAHLDELLGDAELDAFVLFSSNAGVWGSGAQGAYAAGNAFLDALAEQRRARGVTATSIAWGAWGGSGLATTEVAEENLRRRGVLPMAPEAAVAALVQSVEHDETFVAVADVDWARFVPGFTAARPRPLISDIPEARQAAESSYEGADAAGGTELVKRLAGLSEVERQRTVVELVRTTAAAVLGLAGASEVPPGRAFRDLGFDSLTAVEIRNRLSAATGLKLPTALVFDYPNATVLAEFLVREVTGAVADVAAPTAVAEVGDDPVVIVGMACRYPGGVNSPEQFWDLVESGGDGISGFPTDRGWDLDGISAAGAYAPEGGFVYDASEFDAAFFGISPREARAMDPQQRIVLEAAWETLERAGIDPSALRGSQTGVFVGAASQGYGSGFYQADPDAMEGYLTTGDAGSVVSGRVSYALGLEGPAVTVDTACSSSLVALHWAAQSVRSGESSLALAGGVAVMASAGAFAEFGKQGGLAGDGRCKPFAEAADGTGWGEGVGMVLLERLSDAERNGHEVLAVIRGSAVNQDGASNGLTAPNGPSQQRVIRQALANAGLTATEVDAVEAHGTGTTLGDPIEAQAVLATYGQDRERPLLLGAVKSNIGHTQAASGVAGVIKMVQAMRHGVLPKTLHIDEPSTHVDWSTGAVSLLTDTTPWPETGAPRRAGVSAFGVSGTNVHTILEQAPASHTEEHVRVDRPLPWVLSGKTQDAVRAQASRLLSHVDGLNEADIAFSLATTRAGLDHRAALTGFGTGGFGDGLRALADGRSAPGVVTGTARDGGTAILFSGQGSQRAGMGKQLYGEFPVFADALDAVCAYLDKSLDRPVKELMFAEDGEQLNQTQYTQASLFALEVALYRLVESWGIRPDFVTGHSIGELTAAHVAGVLSLEDAAALVAARGRLMQALPTGGAMLSVRATENDIAPLLEGLEDKVSIAAINGPASVVVAGDEDVIAGFESAWEWKTKRLTVSHAFHSPRMEPMLADFRKVAESLTFEAPKVPVVSNVTGAVADVTDPDYWVRHVRHAVRFADGVQYLAGQGVTTFLELGPDGVLTGMAQDTAPEATHIPALRRDRGEVEATTTAVARLYVSGVLLDWQAYFAGTGARTVDLPTYPFQRQRYWLEAAEAEPVGDDRDVVDAQFWDAVEREDLESLTGTLRIDGDQPLSAVLPALSSWRRQRRDQSTVDDWRYQIGWKPVTADAEAALSGTWLVVVPTEAGEHDWVTGALDALASGGAETVRLDLAESELDRAVLAERIASAVGERPLSGVLSLLGFDERPHSGDPAVPVGVFGTVSLLQSLADAGLEVPLWLGTRGAVSVGRSDRLTSPVQAHLWGIGRVIGLEQPQRWGGLVDLPATATARLGARLVAALAGIDDEDQLAVRDSSVFGRRLLRAPAGETTAKWQPKGTVLITGGTGALGGHVARWLAANGAERLVLTSRRGGAAAGAAELEAELTGLGAKVSIEACDVADREALEALVRRYAAEESPIRAVVHTAGVGQSTSVVDMDLAEIASVVGAKVTGATNLHELFADGGLDAFVLFSSIAGVWGSGVQGAYAAGNAYLDALAEQRRFDGLPATSVAWGPWDEGGLASGAVGEQLLRRGLRQLAPGLAVGALVQSVGLDETCVTVADVDWARFVPGYTLSGPSALISSVPEAQRAMEADADTGGGDESAAFAREIAALSSSERDRKLLNLVRTKVAEVLGHGGLDDIEADRSFQELGFDSLTAVELRNQLTSVTGVALPATLVFDYPTPTALGARLAEELLPEESGTGTEDEADLRRALATIPVDRLREAGLLDTLLRLADSPGPEPAADEDEDVDDAIDTMDIENLIEIALDGGAAPEAD